The genomic region TATTTTATTTAAATAATCAAATTCATGACGTATTTTTTGAATAGATCCATGAAAAGTTGCCATTCCCATTAGTCCAATAATTTTTACATTTTTCATATTTTTATAATGATTATTTTCTAAAATTTCATGAACTTCTTTATTAGTAATTCCGGATTTATTTTTTTCATTGCAAATTTTTATTTGCAATAAACAGTTTATAATCCGATTATATTTTAGTGCTTCTTTATTTATTATTTTAAGATGTTCAATTCTTTGAACACTATGAATTAAATTAATAAAAGGAACTATATATTTTAATTTATTACTTTGAATTCTACCAATCATATGCCAACGAATATCCTTTGGTAATTTTTTATATTTTAGGATCATTTCTTGAATATAATTTTCTCCAAAATCTCTATGTCCTGTTTGATAAACTTTTTTTATAGAAGAAATATCTTGATTTTTAGATACTACTAAAATTTTTATATTTTTTGGTATTGATTTTTTTATGGAAAAAATACGATATTCGATTGTTTTCATTTTTATGAAAATATTCTTTCAAATTCTTTCATTACATCAATTAAAACCTGTACACTTTCTAATGGTATCGCATTATATATACTAGCACGATATCCACCTAAAACTCTATGACCTTCTAATCCAATAATATTTTCTTTTTTCCACATATCATCAAATTTTTTTTTTAGATTTTTTTTTTTTAAAAAAAAGGTAACATTCATATTAGAACGATCTTCCTTATAAATTTTATTTTCAAATAGATTATTTCTATCTATTTCATCATATAATAATTTAGATTTTTCTTTATTTTTTTTTTCTAGAATAGAAATTCCTCCTTTATTTTTTATCCATTCTAAAGTTAACATAGAAGTATAAATAGAAAATATATTTGGTGTATTGAAAATACTTTTATTTTTAATATGAATTTTATAGTCTAGATAAGAAGGTATATTTCTTTGAGTTTTTATTAAAATATTTTTTTTTACTATAACAATAGTCATTCCAGCCGAACTTACATTTTTTTGTGCAGAAGCATAGATTAATCCAAATTTACAAAAATTTAATTTTCTACTAAAAATATCAGAAGACATATCACAAATTATTGGTACAGAAGTATTAGGAAATATTTTCATTTGTGTTCCAACAATAGTATTATTTGAAGTACAATGAAAATAATCTACTTCATCTGGAATTTTATAATTTTTAGATATATGAACATATTTTTTTTCTCTTCCAGAAAAAAGTATTTTTACTTTTCCAATCTTTTTCGCTTCTTCAATAGCCATATTAGCCCATATTCCTGTATCTAAATAAGCTGCTTCTTTTTGCATTAAATTATATGGGACCATGGTAAATTGTAATGTAGCACCTCCTTGAAGAAATAAAACAGAATAATCTTCATTTAAATTCATCAAATTTTTTACCAAATTAGTAGTTTTTTCCATTATTTCTTCAAAATCTTTACTCCTATGAGATATTTCAAGCAAAGATAATCCATATTGATTATAATTAATTACAGCTTTAACTGATTTTTTAATAACTTGTTTTGGTAAAATAGAAGGACCAGCATTAAAATTATGTATTTTCATATATCATGAATAGAATAACTAATTTTTTTTTTAAAATTAAAAAAAATACTAATATAATAACTAAATTATATCTTTATTCCTAATATTTTTTTGTTTTTTTTGTTACTTTGAATCTATCATCTAATCGATTTCCTATAACCAAAATAATATCTCCATTTCCATTAATCAATAACCATATTTGTTTTTTTTCCAAAAGAGAAAATTTTTTTTCTTTATAATATTTACTTAATTTTTTTTTACCTTTCATGTTTAAAGGAAAAAAGTAATCTCCTTTTTTCCATGTTCTTAATTCTAAAGGAAATTTAATTTTATCAAAATCGATGAATGACATATTTTTCGTATTTTCTTTTTTTAGTGAAGGATTTATAATAAATTGTATATCAATAGGTAAATATTTTAAATTTCCAAATTGTATATCCTGTATAACGTAACCATTATCTTTTTTATCAAAAAAATGATTTTCTATTAAAATCCAATAATTCCTATTTTTAATAATACGATATCTTTTTGAAATTAGTTGTTTTCCAGATTGTGCATAAATAAGATGTTTTAAATTTTCTACATTAGAAAATCCATATGGAAAAAATAATTTAAATAAATAAAATGATAATGGTTGTAAATTTTTTATTTTTTTGTATTCTATCTTCCATAAAAATGGATTACTTTGTTTTTCTACTGTAATATCTTTATTTATTTTTTTTATTTCTATCTCTATAAAAGAATTTTCCTGATAAAGATATTCCATACTTTTTTTTACCCCCTTATAAAAAGAATTAGAAAAAGTAGATGTTATTAAGCGAATTTTATTTCTTAAATATTTATATTCTTTATTACTGTTATCTAATCTCCATTTGATATTTTTTATTTTAGCATAATGTAAAATTTCTTTTTTAGTAAAATCAGAAAGAGGACGAATAAATTTTTTGTTTTTTATAGGTATTCCTAACAATCCTTTAATTCCTGTTCCTCTCATCATATTAATAAAAAAGGTTTCAATAGAATCGTTAAAATGATGCCCTAAAGCTATATATTCATATGAATTTATTTCTAATAATTCTTCAAACCAATCATACCTAAGTTTTCTAGCAGCCATTTGTATGGATATTTTTTTTTTTTTAGAAAAATCCAAAGTATTAAATCGTTTAATATGATATGAAATATTTTTTTTTATACAAAAATTCCTGACAAAATATTCATCTTCATTAGATTCTTTATTTCTTAGGGAAAAATTACAATGAGCTACACTTAATGTTATTTTTTTAAGATTACAAGAAATATGAAGTAATAAATTTAGAAGTACCATACTATCTAATCCTCCACTTACAGCAACACAAACATTTTTATTTTCAATTGAAAAATCTTTTATTAATTTTTCTAAAAATAAAGTATCATATAATTTATATTCCATAACTAACTATTCAATATTATTTATAATTTCCTTAATTATTTTTTTTTTGGATTTTCCAGTAATGTCAATTATTTTAGAAGATTTTTCATAAAAAAAAATTCTATTTGAAAAATGCTTCATAATAAATATAAATAATTCATTTTTAGATAAATGAGATATAATAGGTCTATTTTTTTTCTCTATATATAGCCTTTTATATAATGTATAAATATTGGTTTTTAGATAAAATGTTTTCGAATATTTATTTAATAAATAAATATTGTTATAATAACAAGGTGTCCCTCCACCAACAGATAAAATATATTGTTTATGTTTTTTTAAAAATTTTTTAAGCATTAAATGTTCTATTTTTCTAAAAAAAATTTCTCCATTTTTTTTGAAAATATTATAAATAGAATCCTTTTTTTTTTGAACTATCATAGAATCTAAATCATAAAAAAAAAATTTCAATTTTTCGGATAAAATTTTTCCTATAGAAGTTTTCCCACAACCCATATATCCAATCAAAGTTACTTTCATGAAAATATAAAATTTATAATAGTATATTTGTTTATATAAAAAAAATACATAGATAGAATAAAAATATAGAATTCAGACCTGATAGCTCAGCTGGTAGAGCATTACACTTTTAATGTAAGGGTCCTGGGTTCGAATCCCAGTCAGGTCATTATTACATTCATCACATCATTTATTTATTTCTATTTCTAATACAGTTGGACAATGATCCGAATATTTTATTTCAGGTAATAAATATGCATTAATCATTTTTTTTTTTAAAAAACTGCTAACCATTATATAATCAATTCTCCAACCTTTATTATTTTTTTTTGAATTATAACGATAACTCCACCAACTATAATGTTTAGATTCTTTAACATAGTTTCTAAAACTATCTATAAATCCTAAATTTAAAAAATCACTCATCCATTTTCTTTCTTTTGGCAAAAAGCCAGAATTTTTATGATTTTTTATAGGATCATAAATATCTATTTTTTTATGACAAATATTATAATCTCCACAAATAATAAGATTTGTTAATTTTTTTTTCATTTTTTCTATATAAAAAATGAAATTATCCATAAAATAAAATTTAAAATTTAATCTATTTTCCATATCTATTCCTGATGGTATATAAATATTTATCACGGATATTTTTTTTAAATCTATTCGTAATATTCTTCCTTCTTGATCAATAGAATCAATTCCTATTCCATATTCTATATGATTTGGTCTTTTTTTACATAAAATACCTACTCCACTATATCCTTTTTTTTTTGTTGAAGGATACCAATAATGATAATAACCCAAATTATCAAATATACTGGTATCTATTTGTTCCGGAAAAGCTTTTATTTCTTGAAAACATAAAATATCTGGTTGATTTATTTCAATCCAATTGGATAAACCTTTATTTATTCCAGATCTAATTCCATTAATATTATAACTAATAATTTTCATATTCCATAAAAAAATTTTTTATATTTGCTCATTAAATCTATAGATAAAGATAAAAATTACTGTAAAAGCTTACAAAATAGTAAGCTTTTACTATTATTATAATATATTATTCCTTCCTATATAAAATGGATAAACTTAAAATAGCTATTCAAAAATCAGGGCGTCTTTATGACGACTCCATCAAATTACTTAAAGATTGTAGTATAGAGGTTAATATTGGAATAGACAAATTAAAAACAACAGCTCTTAATTTTCCACTAGAAATACTTTTTTTACGTGATGATGATATTCCTCAATATTTAGAAGATGGAGTAGCCGATATAGGAATTGTTGGAAAAAATGTTCTTTTGGAAAAAAGAAAAAAAATAAAAATCAAAGAAACTTTAGGATTTGGAAAATGTCGTCTTGCTATTGCAATTCCTAAATCTTTAGTTTATAAAGAAATAAATGATTTAAATGGAAAAATAATCGCTACAAGTTATCCATTTTTGGTTAGAGAATTTTTCGAAAAGAAATATATAAAAGCAGAAATTCACGAAATTTCTGGAGCTGTAGAAATTGCCCCTGGAATAGGATTAGCCGATTGTATTTGTGATTTGGTAAGTAGTGGATCTACACTTTTTATGAATGGATTAAAAGAAGTAGAAACAATTCTTCAATCTGAAGCTGTTTTAGCATCTAATCTTCATTTAGGAGAACCACAAAATATCATAATGAAAAAATTATTATTTCGGATTCGATCTGTAAAAAAAGCTAAAAATCATAAATATATTCTTTTAAACGTCTCTAATGAACATTTAGAAAAAATAATATCTCATCTTCCAGGAATTAAAAGTCTAGTTATTTTTCCATTAGAAAATTCAAAATGCAGTTCTGTACATTTTGTAGTAAATGAAAATAATTTTTGGAGAATTATAGAAAATTTAAAAGCACTTGGAGCACAAGATATATTAGTACTTCCAATAGAAAAAATTATACTTTAATATATTAAAATATAATAATATGAATATTCAAGTTTATATGCAACCTTCATTCAATACGTGGAAATATATTATAAAAAGACCTATAAAAAATATTTCCATATTAACTGATTCAGTTACTCCTATTATAAATAATGTAAAAAAATATGGAGATTTAGCTTTAAAAACCTATACAAAAAAATATGATAATTTTAATCTTAAATATATTCAAGTAACGGAAGAAGATATTAATAAAGCAAATATAAAAATTTCAAATTGTTTAAAAAAATCTATTGAAATAGCATATAAAAACATCAAATTTTTTCATCAAAAACAAATACATGAAGAATCTAAAATTGAGGTACTACCAGGAATTATTTGTTGGAGAAAATCAGTTCCTATAGAAAAAGTAGGTTTTTATATACCTGGAGGATCCGCTCCTTTATTATCTACTGTATTAATGTTAGGAATTCCAGGTAAGTTAGCAGGATGTGAAAATATCATTTTATGTTCACCTCCAAATAAAAATGGAGAAATCCATCCATCTATTTTATACACAGCTAAATATATAGGTATTAAACAAATATATAAAATAGGAGGAGCTCAAGCAATAGCTGCCATGGCATATGGTACAGAAAGTATACCATCAGTTTATAAAATATTTGGACCAGGTAATTCTTATGTAACAATAGCTAAACAAATTGTATCTCAAAACGGAATTGTTTCTATTGATATACCTGCAGGTCCTTCAGAAATTGTTATATTAGCCGATAATACAGCTAATCCAGAATATGTAGCTTCCGATTTACTTTCTCAATCAGAACATGATATAGAAAGTTATATTATTTTAGTTACTATAAATGAATCTTGGTGGATAGAAAAAGTAAAAAGTGAATTAAAAAAACAATTAATTAATCTATCCTATAGAAAAAATATTATGAAAAAGGCTTTTGAAAAAAGCAAAATCATTGTTTTTGATTCTTTGGAAGAAGGGATCAACTTGATTAATGAAATTGCTCCAGAACATCTTATTATTAATTGTAATAATGCTATTTATTGGAGTAATAAAATAAAAAATGCTGGTTCAATATTCTTAGGAAATTATTCTCCAATTAGTATTGGGGATTATGCTACTGGTCCTAATCATGTACTTCCTACATATGGTTATGCTAAATCTTATAGTGGAGTATCTGTAGATAGTTTTATTAAAAAAATAACTTTTCAAAAAATTTCCAAAAAAGGATTACGAAATTTATCAAAATGTGTTGATGTATTGTCTTCTGAAGAAGGATTAATAGCACATAAAAAATCCATTAATATTAGATTAAAAAAATGAATATTGAATGTGAATACATGATGAATAAAAATGATTTTTCAAATTTTAATTTGAATTCTTTAATCAGAGATAATATTTTAAAAATAGATCCTTATTTATCTGCTAGAGAAGAATATTCTTATCAAGGAAAAAAAAATTCTATATTTCTAGATGCCAATGAAAATTCTTTCGGGGCTCCTTTATCTTTTTCTAATTCCTATAATAGATATCCGGATCCATTGCAAAAAGAATTAAAAAGAAAAATATCAGAAATAAAAAAAATTTCTTCATCTAAAATTTTTTTAGGAAATGGAAGTGATGAAATTATTGATTTAATTTATCGTATTTTTTCTCGTCCCAATACAGATAATGTAATTATTTTTCCTCCTACATATGGGATGTATGAAGTTAGTGGAAAAATTCATGGAGTAGATATTGTAAAAATTTTTTTAACGGAAGAAGAATATCAATTAAATTTGAAAAAAATAAAAAATTCAGTTAATCCATACAGTCGGATCATTTTTATTTGTTCTCCAAATAATCCTACTGGAAATGATATAAAAAAAGAAGATATTGAAAATATCATAAAAAAATTTCCCGGTATTGTTGTTTTAGATGAAGCCTATATTGATTTTTCAAAAAAAGAATCTTTTTCTCTAGAAATAGATAAATATCCTAATTTAATTATTTTACAAACACTTTCTAAATCTTGGGGGCTAGCCGGATTAAGAATAGGAATTGCTATTTCTTCTGAAGAAATTATTCAATGGATGAATAAAGTGAAATTTCCCTATAACGTAAGTCAAATTTCTCAAAAAATAGCTATTCAAGCTCTTAATAATAAGGATTTATTTTTTTATCATTTAAAAAATATTCTTTCAGAAAGAAAATATATGGAAGACTCTTTAACAAAAATTCCTATTATAGATAAAGTATATCCTAGTTCTTCAAACTTTATACTAGTTAAAATTTCCTTTTCATCAAAAAATCTTTATCAACATTTAGTTAATAAAAACATTATTGTTAGAGACCAGTCTAAAATTATTTTGTGTAATGAATGTTTAAGAATAACAGTAGGTACTCATGAAGAAAATGAGTATTTGATAGATCAAATGAAAAAATATTCCGAAAAATGTTCCTAAGTATATAAGGAATAACATAAAAAAATACCATGAAAAAAATATTGTTTATTGATAGAGATGGAACAATAATTCAAGAAAATCCTCCTAATTATCAAATTGATACTATCGAAAAGGTTAATTTTTTTCCAAGAGTTATATTTTTTTTAACTAAAATAGTTAATGAATTGGATTATGATTTAGTTATGGTAACTAACCAAGATGGATTAGGTACTGAAAAATTTCCTGAAAAAAATTTTTGGCCTATCCATAATCATATATTAAAGATATTAAAAACAGAAGGAATTCATTTTTTTTCTATTCATATAGATAGAACTATTCCAGAAGAATATTCTTCTACCAGAAAACCAGGAATAGGAATGCTTACTTCTTATTTTCATTCGGATTATGATCTTTCCAATTCTTTTGTTATTGGAGATAGAATAACGGATGTTTTATTAGCAAATAATTTAGGATGTAAGTCCATATGGATCAATGAAAATAATCATTATGTATCCGAAAAAGAATTTTCCATAGAAAAAAAAATTTTAAAAAAAAAAATAGTTTTGAAAACTGATAATTGGAAAAATGTTTACGAATATTTAAAATATGTATCTAATAAAAAATTGATTAAACATCGAAGAAAAACATTAGAAACAGATGTAAAAATCACTATTCAACTTTATGGAGAAGGAAAATCAGATATAAAAACAGGATTAGGTTTTTTTGATCATCTTTTAGAACAAATTTCTTTTCATAGTATGATAGATATGAATATTCACACCAACGGAGACTTAAATATAGATGAACATCACACTATAGAAGATACTGCAATTGCTTTAGGAGAAGTTTTTAATCAATCTATTATAGATAAAAGAGGAATAGAACGTTATGGTTTTTTTTCTATTCCTATGGATGATTCTTTAGCTACAGTAATATTGGATCTTGGAGGTAGAAGTGAATTATCTTGGAAAACCAATTTTTTAAGTGAAAAGATTGGTCAAGTTCCTACAGAAATGTTTATCCATTTTTTTAAATCTTTTTCTTCTTCTGCAAAATGTAATATTCATATTTATGCTACAGGAAAAAATGATCATCATAAGATAGAATCTATTTTTAAAGCTTTCGCTAGAGCTATTAAAATGGCTATAAAAAAAAACAATATTAAAAAATTGCCTAGTTCTAAAGGCCTATTATAAAAATTTTTCAATAAAAAAATTATGAAAATAATTATTATAAAATATCCTGCTGGAAATGTACAATCTGTACTTTTTTCTTTAGAAAGAATAGGAGTAGATGCTTTCGTAACGGACTCTATAGAGTCTATTAAAAATGCAGAAAAAGTAATTTTACCTGGTGTAGGAGAAGCTAATTTTGCTATGAAATATTTGAAAGAAAAGAAATTGGATATTATTTTATCTAAATTGGAACAACCAGTATTAGGAATATGTTTAGGAATGCAATTATTATGTAAATATTCAGAAGAAAGTAGTACTAATTGTATAGGAATTTTTGATTTATTAATAAAAAAATTTCAATCAGAAAATAAAAATCATAAAATTCCTCAAATTGGTTGGAATACTATTGATACACTAAAAGGCCCATTATTTGAAAATATTCCAGATGGAAGTTATCAATATTTTGTACATAGTTATTATGCTCCTTTAGGAAAATATACTATAGCTAAAACAGATTATATAGTTTCTTATAGTTCAGCACTACAAAAAAAAAATTTTTATGCTGTACAATTTCATCCAGAAAAATCTTCTTATGTGGGACATAAAATATTAGAAAACTTTATAAGATTATAAAAAAAAATAAATTTTTATAATGAATATTATTGCAGCTATAGATCTTATTGATGGAAAATGTGTTCGTTTAACACAAGGAGACTATAAAAGAAAAAAAATTTATAATAAAGATCCATTAGATATGGCCTATTTATTAGAAGATCATGGAATATCTAGATTACACTTAGTAGATTTAGATGGAGCAAAAAAAGGGAAAGTCATTCATTGGAATATTTTGGAAAAAATTGCAAAATATACACATCTAATCATTGATTTTGGAGGTGGAATTCATTCCGAAGAAGATGTACGTATTGTATTTGAGAATGGAGGGAATATGGTTACTATTGGAAGTATAGCTGTAAAAAATCCATTTCTTCTCAAAAAATGGATTCAAATTTATGGAAAAGATAAAATACTTCTTGGAGTGGATGTTAAGGATTATAAAATTGCTACTAATGGATGGACAAAATTTCATAAAATTCCTTTTTGGGATTTTTTAGAAGAAAAAAATTTTCATGGAATAAAAAAATTTTTTTGTACGGATATATCTAAAGATGGAGGTCTTTCTGGACCATCTTTATCCTTATATAAGAATATCATTCATAGGTTTCCAAATATTGAACTTATTGCAAGTGGAGGAATAAGAAATATGTCCGATATCAAAATATTGTATGATTTAGGTTGTCATGGAGTAATTATTGGAAAAGCTATATATGAAAATAAAATATCGTTATCGGAACTTAGAAATTGGGAAGATGGTGATAAAAAATTAAAATAAACTATGTTAGTTAAACGTATTATCCCATGTTTAGATATTAAAAATGGAAGGATTGTCAAAGGAGTTAATTTTAATAATTTAAAAGATGCTGGAGATCCAATAATAATGAGTCATTGGTATACAAAACAAGGTGCAGATGAATTAATATTTTTAGATATCACAGCTACAAATGAAAAAAGAAAAACATTATTTTCTTTAGTGAAAGAAATTTCTCGTTATATTAATATTCCTTTTACTGTTGGAGGAGGTATTATGGAAGAAAAAGACGTAGAATTATTATTAAATGCAGGAGCAGATAAAATATCTATTAATACAGCTGCTTTTAAAAGTCCAAAAATTTTAGAAGTTCTTTCTAGAAGATTTGGTAGTCAATCTATTGTTTTAGCTATTGATACAAAATACGATAAAAATGAATGGTGGGTATATTTAAATGGAGGCAGAATTTCAACTAGAAAAAAAACTTTAGATTGGGCTAAAGAAGGAGTAAATAGAGGGGCAGGAGAAATATTATTAACTTCAATAAATCATGATGGGATGAAAAATGGATTTGCTTTAGATATAACTAAAAAAATTTCAGATCTACTTTCTATACCTATTATTGCTTCAGGTGGAGCTGGTAAATTAGAAGATTTTTATCAAGTTTTTAAAAATGGGAATGCAGATGCAGCATTAGCTGCTAGTATTTTTCATTATAGAGAAATCGAAATTCCTAATTTAAAATATTATTTAAATTATCATAATATACCTGTGAGAACTAATAAATAAATTTCAACAAAATGAAGTACATTAAAAAAAAAATAAATTTTAAAAAAGGATTAATTCCCGTTATTGTTCAAGATTCAAAAACTAGTAAAGTTTTAATGCTTGGTTATATGAATCAAGAATCCTATAAAAAAAGTATTGAAGAAAAAAAAGTTATTTTTTATAGTAGATCTAAAAAAAGATTGTGGAAAAAAGGAGAAATTAGTCATAATTATCTTTTAATTAAAGATATATTAATTGATTGTGATAAAGATACTTTATTGATTAAAGCAAATCCTACAGGTCCCATTTGCCATAATGGATCGGATACTTGTTGGAAAGAAATAAATAAAATGAATTTTTTATTTCATTTAGAAAATATAATCTCTAATAGAATAAATAAAAAATATAAAAATTCTTATATTTTTCAACTATTTCAAAAAGGAATTAATAAAATATCTCAAAAATTAGGGGAAGAAGCCATAGAAATGATTATTGAATCTAAAGATAATGATAAACATTTTTTTTTAAATGAATCTGCAGATTTATTATTTCATTATCTTATTCTTTTACATAAAAAAGGAATTTCCATACAAGAAATTATAAATATTTTAGAAGAAAGACATTTAAAAAATGAAAAAAAAGAATTAATAAATATTTAAAATTTTTTATTTACTTAAATTTATTAAAAAAAATAGATAAATGCAACATCATAAGGAATCCCCTGTACTGTAAATAATGATCATTTTTTTATTGTAATTTTATTGATGATTTGATAAACTATTTAAAATAATTTTTTTTATTTTCCAAATCTTTTTAAAATACCAATTATAAATGAGTCTATAGGATAGAATATATTATTTTTTTTTGTTATTTAATGCGGCAGCTATTAAAATATTTTTTATAAGCATAATTCGGGTCATAGGACCAACTCCACCTGGGACAGGTGTAAGATAAGAAGCTTTTCCATAAACGCTATTAAAATCAACGTCTCCTTTTAAAATAAATTTTTTTTTATTTTTTACTTTATTAATGCCAACATCTATAATGATAGCTCCTTTTTTAATCATTTTTCCTGTTAAATAACCGGGAATTCCAACAGAAATTATAATTATATCTGCATTTTTCGTATAGTTTTCAATATTTTTAGTATAACTATGTGTCAGTGTTACAGTGCTATTTCCAAGATAATTTTTTCTACTCATCAAGATACTAATAGGTCTTCCTACAATACGACTTCTTCCAATTACTACAGTATTTTTACCAGAAATTTTTATTTTATATCTTTCTAAAAGAACTAATATTCCTAATGCAGTAGCGGGTAAAAAAGTATTCATATTCAAAGCCATTTTTCCAAAATTTTCGGGGTGAAATCCATCTACATCTTTTTTTGGATTAATTGCTAAAATGATATTATCCGTATTGATATGTTTTGGAATAGGTAATTGTATAATAAAACCATCTATTAAAGAATTTTCATTCATTTTTTGAATTTCTTTTAATAATTCCAATTCGGAAATTTCTACAGTTAGATGTACTAAAGTTGATTGTATTCCAAGATTTTTGCATTCTTTTATTTTACTATTGACATATATTAGACTGGAACTATTATTTCCTAATAAAATAATTCCAAGATGAGGAATTCGTTTTTTTTTATTTCGTATATTTTTATCTATTTCCTTAGAAATTTCTTTTCTTATTTCAATTGCTAAACGATTTCCATTTAATAATTGGGTCATTTTCGAATTTCTATTTCTTTTGTTAATTGAAGGAATTCTTTTATAGATAATTGTTCAGCTCTTTTATTCAAAAATGGAATATCATAAAAATTTGGAATTTTTTTAAAATATTGGAGTGCATTTTTCAATATTTTTCTTCTTTGATTAAAAGCCATTTTTACGCATAAAAATAAAATATCCTTATTAAAAAGGATTTTTGAT from Blattabacterium sp. (Cryptocercus punctulatus) str. Cpu harbors:
- the hisF gene encoding imidazole glycerol phosphate synthase subunit HisF, whose amino-acid sequence is MLVKRIIPCLDIKNGRIVKGVNFNNLKDAGDPIIMSHWYTKQGADELIFLDITATNEKRKTLFSLVKEISRYINIPFTVGGGIMEEKDVELLLNAGADKISINTAAFKSPKILEVLSRRFGSQSIVLAIDTKYDKNEWWVYLNGGRISTRKKTLDWAKEGVNRGAGEILLTSINHDGMKNGFALDITKKISDLLSIPIIASGGAGKLEDFYQVFKNGNADAALAASIFHYREIEIPNLKYYLNYHNIPVRTNK
- the hisC gene encoding histidinol-phosphate transaminase, with product MNIECEYMMNKNDFSNFNLNSLIRDNILKIDPYLSAREEYSYQGKKNSIFLDANENSFGAPLSFSNSYNRYPDPLQKELKRKISEIKKISSSKIFLGNGSDEIIDLIYRIFSRPNTDNVIIFPPTYGMYEVSGKIHGVDIVKIFLTEEEYQLNLKKIKNSVNPYSRIIFICSPNNPTGNDIKKEDIENIIKKFPGIVVLDEAYIDFSKKESFSLEIDKYPNLIILQTLSKSWGLAGLRIGIAISSEEIIQWMNKVKFPYNVSQISQKIAIQALNNKDLFFYHLKNILSERKYMEDSLTKIPIIDKVYPSSSNFILVKISFSSKNLYQHLVNKNIIVRDQSKIILCNECLRITVGTHEENEYLIDQMKKYSEKCS
- the hisH gene encoding imidazole glycerol phosphate synthase subunit HisH, whose product is MKIIIIKYPAGNVQSVLFSLERIGVDAFVTDSIESIKNAEKVILPGVGEANFAMKYLKEKKLDIILSKLEQPVLGICLGMQLLCKYSEESSTNCIGIFDLLIKKFQSENKNHKIPQIGWNTIDTLKGPLFENIPDGSYQYFVHSYYAPLGKYTIAKTDYIVSYSSALQKKNFYAVQFHPEKSSYVGHKILENFIRL
- a CDS encoding bifunctional 5,10-methylenetetrahydrofolate dehydrogenase/5,10-methenyltetrahydrofolate cyclohydrolase, which translates into the protein MTQLLNGNRLAIEIRKEISKEIDKNIRNKKKRIPHLGIILLGNNSSSLIYVNSKIKECKNLGIQSTLVHLTVEISELELLKEIQKMNENSLIDGFIIQLPIPKHINTDNIILAINPKKDVDGFHPENFGKMALNMNTFLPATALGILVLLERYKIKISGKNTVVIGRSRIVGRPISILMSRKNYLGNSTVTLTHSYTKNIENYTKNADIIIISVGIPGYLTGKMIKKGAIIIDVGINKVKNKKKFILKGDVDFNSVYGKASYLTPVPGGVGPMTRIMLIKNILIAAALNNKKK
- the hisA gene encoding 1-(5-phosphoribosyl)-5-[(5-phosphoribosylamino)methylideneamino]imidazole-4-carboxamide isomerase; the protein is MNIIAAIDLIDGKCVRLTQGDYKRKKIYNKDPLDMAYLLEDHGISRLHLVDLDGAKKGKVIHWNILEKIAKYTHLIIDFGGGIHSEEDVRIVFENGGNMVTIGSIAVKNPFLLKKWIQIYGKDKILLGVDVKDYKIATNGWTKFHKIPFWDFLEEKNFHGIKKFFCTDISKDGGLSGPSLSLYKNIIHRFPNIELIASGGIRNMSDIKILYDLGCHGVIIGKAIYENKISLSELRNWEDGDKKLK
- the hisB gene encoding bifunctional histidinol-phosphatase/imidazoleglycerol-phosphate dehydratase HisB, with product MKKILFIDRDGTIIQENPPNYQIDTIEKVNFFPRVIFFLTKIVNELDYDLVMVTNQDGLGTEKFPEKNFWPIHNHILKILKTEGIHFFSIHIDRTIPEEYSSTRKPGIGMLTSYFHSDYDLSNSFVIGDRITDVLLANNLGCKSIWINENNHYVSEKEFSIEKKILKKKIVLKTDNWKNVYEYLKYVSNKKLIKHRRKTLETDVKITIQLYGEGKSDIKTGLGFFDHLLEQISFHSMIDMNIHTNGDLNIDEHHTIEDTAIALGEVFNQSIIDKRGIERYGFFSIPMDDSLATVILDLGGRSELSWKTNFLSEKIGQVPTEMFIHFFKSFSSSAKCNIHIYATGKNDHHKIESIFKAFARAIKMAIKKNNIKKLPSSKGLL
- the hisIE gene encoding bifunctional phosphoribosyl-AMP cyclohydrolase/phosphoribosyl-ATP diphosphatase HisIE, which codes for MKYIKKKINFKKGLIPVIVQDSKTSKVLMLGYMNQESYKKSIEEKKVIFYSRSKKRLWKKGEISHNYLLIKDILIDCDKDTLLIKANPTGPICHNGSDTCWKEINKMNFLFHLENIISNRINKKYKNSYIFQLFQKGINKISQKLGEEAIEMIIESKDNDKHFFLNESADLLFHYLILLHKKGISIQEIINILEERHLKNEKKELINI